A stretch of DNA from Catenulispora acidiphila DSM 44928:
TCTCCTCGGCCAGGGTCTCCAGCCCGACCCCGCCGAGCTTGCTGGTGGTGCCGGTGAAGTACTCGTCGACGACGTCCTGCGCCAGGCCCACGGCCTCGAAGATCTGCGCGCCGCGGTAGGAGGCGACGGTGGAGATGCCCATCTTGGACATCACCTTCAGCACGCCCTTGCCCAGGGCCTTGATCAGGTTCCTGATGGCCTGGTCGGGCTCGATCAGGCCGAGGTGGCCCGAGCCCGCCATCTCCTCGACGGACTCCATCGCCAGGTAGGGGTTGACCACCGCGGCGCCGTAGCCGATCAGCAGCGCGACGTGGTGCACCTCGCGCACGTCGCCGGCCTCGATGACCAGGCCGACGTGGGTGCGGGTCTTCTCGCGGATCAGGTGGTGGTGCACCGCGGAGGTGAGCAGCAGCGAGGGGATCGGGGCGTGCTCGGCGTCGGAGTGGCGGTCGGAGAGCACGATGATGCGCGCGCCGCCGGCGATGGCCTTGGAGACCTCCTCGCGGATCTCCTCCAGGCGGGCCCGCAGCGCGGGTCCCCCGCCGGCGACCCGGTAGAGCCCTGAGACGGTGACCGCGCGCAGCCCCGGCAGGTCGCCGTCGGCGTTGATGTGGATGAGCTTGGCCAGCTCGTCGTTGTCGATGACCGGGAAGGCCACCTCGACCTGGCGGCAGGCCGCGGCGGTCGGGTCCAGCAGGTTGGTCTCCGGACCGATGGTGGTCGCAAGGCTCGTGACCAGCTCTTCGCGGATGGCGTCCAGCGGCGGGTTGGTGACCTGCGCGAACAGCTGGCTGAAGTACTCGAAGACCAGGCGCGGCTTCTCGGAGAGCACCGCGATCGGGGTGTCCGAGCCCATGGAGCCCAGCGGCTCGCCGCCGGTGCGCGCCATCGGGGCGAGCAGGACCCGCAGTTCCTCCTCGGTGTAGCCGAAGGTCTGCTGGCGGCGCGTGACCGAGGCGCGGGTGTGCACGATGTGCTCGCGCTCGGGGAGCTTGTCGAGCTTGATCCGGCCGGCGTGCAGCCACTCGGCGTACGGCTCGGCGGCGGCCAGGGCGGCCTTGATCTCCTCGTCCTCGACGATCCGGCCGGCCGCGGTGTCCACCAGGAACATCCGGCCGGGCTGCAGCCGGCCCTTGCGGACCACGGTCGCCGGGTCGATGTCCAGGACGCCGAACTCGCTGGCCAGGACCACCAGGCCGTCGTCGGTGACCCAGTAGCGGGAGGGGCGCAGGCCGTTGCGGTCCAGGACGGCGCCGATCAGCGTGCCGTCGGAGAAGACCATGTCGGCCGGGCCGTCCCAGGGCTCCATGAAGGAGGAGTGGTAGGCGTAGAAGGCGCGCCGGGCGGCGTCCATCTCGCCGTGGTTCTCCCAGGCCTCGGGGATCATCATCAGCACGGCGTGCGGCAGGCTGCGCCCGCCCAGGTGCAGCAGCTCCAGGGCCTCGTCGAAGGAGGCGGAGTCCGAGGCGCCGGGGGTGCAGATCGGGAACAGCCGGTCCAGGTCGCCGCCGATGAGGTCGGTCGCCAGGTCGGACTCGCGGGCGCGCATCCAGTTCCGGTTCCCGATGACCGTGTTGATCTCGCCGTTGTGCGCGACGAACCGGTAGGGGTGCGCCAGCGGCCACGCCGGGAAGGTGTTGGTGCTGAAGCGCGAGTGCACCAGGCCGATGGCGCTGGCGAAGCGCTCGTCGAGCAGGTCCGGGAAGAAGGTCTCCAGCTGCGCGGTGGTGAGCATGCCCTTGTAGACCAGGGTGCGCGCGCTCAGGCTCGGGAAGTAGACCTGGGCGTCGCGCTCGGCGCGCTTGCGCAGGGCGAAGGCCAGGCGGTCCAGCTCGATACCGCTCTGGCCGCCGGTGCCGGTGACGAACAGCTGCCGGAAGCGGGGCATGACCGACAGCGCGCCGTTGCCCAGCCCTTCGGGGTTCGTGGGCAGCTCGCGCCAGCCGAGCACGGCCAGGTGCTCCTCGGCGGCGATGGCCTCGACGCGGATCTCCGCCTCCCGCGCGGCGTCGTCGTCGGTGGGGAGGAAGGCCACTCCGACGGCGTAGTGCCCGGCCGGCGGCAGGTCGAAACGCGCGCCGCTCTCGCTGAGCACGGCGCGCAGGAAGGCGTCGGGGACCTGCACCAGGATGCCGGCGCCGTCGCCGGTCGAGGGCTCGGCACCGGAGGCGCCGCGGTGTTCCATGTTGACCAGCGCCTGGAGCGCCTGGTCGACGATCCCGTGGCTGGCGATCCCGGTCAGCGTCGCCACGAAGGCCACGCCGCAGGAGTCCTTCTCCGCGCGCGGGTCGTACAGGCCCTGCGCCTCGGGCAGCGCCGAGAACAGCGGGGCGGCGCTGGTGGAGGCGGCAGCGGCCTGGGCCGCCGCCTGGGCTTCGGGGCGGGAGGATCCGGGGCGACCGGGCGGTATGGCTGGGAATGCCATCAGGGGCTGTCCTTCCGTCGTGTCAGTCTGGCACGGCGGGACGTCTTTGGCCCTTGCGCAATCCGATCAGGTGTAAGCAGAGGTTACAACATGGTGGGGCGGGTGGGGAGTGGACTATCTCACAGTGCGGGACGTGCGATCCCGAGATGTGTTCCAGATACTGAGACACGCCAAGGGGATGTGGATCTTGCCGTCCGGAGACGAGACATCAGCGGCTCGCCGATGAGGGCTCCTTGTTGTCTATGCCCCGGTTGGCCCATTCAACTCGGGCTCGGCGGTGTGGGCCTTGACACGTCATGGGGCGAAGGCCGGCCGGCGCGGCGCCGAGGCGCACCGCGCTGCCCGCCTTCGTTCCGGTCCGCGCGCCTCAGCGCAGGTAGACCGCCATGAAGTCCTTGGTGGAGTTCACGAAGAACTTGTTCGGACCCTGCAGGAAGTCCTCGTACAGCTTCGAGGTGTCGGGGTTGCCGTCGTGGTTCGGGAAGTACTGGAAGTCCGCCCAGCGCAGGTTGATGTCCAGCTGCATCGCGCGGACCGCGCCGGCGTCCTTGAGCAGGCGGGCCAGGGACGGCGCCGTGAGCTCGTTGCCGCCGACCCAGACGATGTCGCCGTCGGCCTTCACCCCCACGCCGGAGCGCCACACCGCCGCCGAGCCGTGGTCGGCGCGTCCCCAGGTGGAGCTGTCGTCGATGTACGGGACGACCTGGCCGCCGTCGACCATCAGCTTCAGGTTCTGCCGGACGCTGACGATGTCGGCGTTCTTCTGGAAGCTGTAGTCCCGGCCCCACATGCCGACCGCCATGTGGCCGTCCTTGAAGATCACCTCGCTGGCCGCGCCGTTGACCAGCGAGGCCGCGGTGACGCCGTGGTCGTAGTAGCCGCCGTGGGACTCGCTGATCTTGAAGCCGCCGTTGAACAGCGCGATCAGGTTCGGCCGGGCGTTCGCGTCGATCTGGTTCGGCACGGTGGTGATGACCGAGTTCAGACCGCCCTCGTGGCCGGGGTGCAGCACGAAGCCGGAGTGCTTCTGGTCGATCACCGCGACGTCGGCGGTGACGCCGGTGTACACCGCGTCGGGCCGGACCCGCGCGACCTGGACCACCGGCTGGCCGGCGGGGTTGGCCACCGCGACCTGGAACTCGCCCTCGCCGGACTCCAGGGTCAGTCCGGGCGGCGCCGGCATGCGCGGCTGCATGGCGATGACGTCCGCCGGCGGGGTGGTGCTCGGCGCGCCGCCCTTGCTCGGGACGGCGCCGCTGGCGGACGGCTTGGCCGAACTCGGCGCGGTAGTCGGGCCCAGGTCGGTGAACTGCTTGGCGTCCACCGACCCGCCCTTGGACGGCGGGTTCAGGTCGTACTGCCACTGCTCGAGCTGCGCCACCGCGCCGCCGAGGCCGTGGTCGCGCCCCCACTCGGCCAGGCGCGCCTGCACGGTGTCGGTGCCCGGCTGGGTCAGCGCGCCGGCCACGGACCAGGCGAGCGTCCCGAAGAACAGCAAAACCGCGCCCCACAGCGACCGCACCACGATCTTGCGGCGGCGGCGCTGGTTCGGGTTCAGACGCGCCCTGTGCTTCCACGGCAGGACGCGGAAGCCTCGGCCGTACAAGGGAGTGTGGCGCTGGCGCCGTGCCGGGAAGGGAGCCTCGGACGCCTCGGATCCCTCGGATCGCTTAGATCCCTTAGATCCCTTAGATCCCTTAGCCGCCTCGGGCGAATCGTCGGTGGCGGAATCACGGCCGGGTACGGCGTCGGAGACCGGCGGCTCTGCCCCGTCGGCCTCGGCGACGGCCCGCGCCGTCTCCTCCGCGACGTCCTGCGCCACCTCGGTCACCGCCGCCGCCGGACGCATCCGCATGTGGTCGTGCTCGTGCTCGTGCTCGTGCTCGTCGGCGGTGTTCAGCGAGACCGTCTCGGACAGCGCGTCGCCGGGGAGACGCTCGGTGGCCGGCAGCGACACCGTCTCGGCCAAGCTGTCGGCGTCCGCCTTCGCACGGTCCTGCGACTCGGCGCCGTCCCGCACGCCGCCGCCCGCGCCGTCCCCGTGGACCGTGCCGGCGCCGCCGCCGGCCGGCTCACCCTGGCGCAGGGCTTCCAACTCCTCGCTCTTCGCGGACAACAGCCGCACCTCTCCTCGCCGTGATCGCCCGAACCGCGCCCGATCCCCGTCCGCGGTTCCGCGTCCGCCCGTACGCTCTACGTCTTCGACGCCGCGCGGGCATGAGTGGTTGCTTCGTGTGCTGATCTCGCGAGTCATCTCCCACCGGCGGGCGGCCGCCGAACACCGGTTAGCCCGGATGGTGTGATTTGTACACCATTGGGCCTCAGCCCAGGTGTCCGCCGATCAGCGCGCCGAGTCCGAAGGTCACCACCGCGGCGACGGCGCCGAACAGCAGCTGCCGCAAGCCCGAGAACCACCAGGAGCGGGAGGACACGCGCGAGACTATCGCCCCGCAGGCGAACAGCCCGCCGAAGGCCAGCAGCATCGCCACCCACAGCTGGTTCAGCCCGAGCAGGTAGGGCAGCAGCGGCAGCACCGCGCCGATCGCGAAGGACCCGAAGCTGGACACCGCGGCGACCACCGGGCTCGGCAGGTCGGTCGGGTCGACCCCGAGCTCCTCCTGGACGTGCACGATCAGCGCCTGGGCCGGATCGCGGTGGATCTGCCGCGCCGCCTCCAGGGCGAGGTCGGCGTCCAGACCGCGCTCGGTGAGGAACTCCGCGAGCTCCCTCATCTCCGCGGCCGGGCGCCGGGCCAGCTCCAGCCGCTCCAGCTCTATCTCGGCCTGGGTGACCTCGGTCTGGCTGGCCACCGAGATGTACTCCCCGGCCGCCATCGAACAGGCGCCGGCGACCAGGCCGGCCAGACCGGTGAGCACGATGGTCTTGTGCGCCGCGTCGCCGCCGGCCATGCCGGCGATCAGCGAGAAGTTGGAGACCAGGCCGTCGGTGACGCCGAAGACGGCCGGCCGCAGCCAGCCGCCGTTCACGTCCCGGTGGTGGTCCTTCGGGATCGCCGGGCCCTGATGGGCGCCCGGGGCGCGGTCGTCCGGGCCGGAGCCCGCGCCGCCGCCGGCGCTGTCGGTGGTCGGAGGAAGAACGGACGTGTCAGGGTGATTCATCGACTCGATCCTGGCAGGCGATACGGGTTCTAGGACTCGCTCGCCGTGCCGGCCGGGGTCGCCGACGCCGTCTCGGGGTCGGCCGCCTGGGCCGGCACCGCCACGGCGTCGGAATCGTCGAGATCTTCGGATTCCGCGGCGTCCGCGGCGGGCTCTGGTTCGGAGTCCGTCACCAGTTTTTCAGGTTCGCCGGCCTGTTCGCCAACAAGGGCATCCTCAGTAAGGGCGCCCTCACCTGCGTCGGAGTCGTCAGAGGCGGTGGATCCGGACTCCTGGGAGGGCAGCTCGGAGAGCTCCGCGCCGGCCGGCGCCAGGTAGGGCGAGGACTCCCGCCCCGGGTACTTCTTGCGCGACAGCACGAAGTAGGCGACCGCGCCGAGGAACACGATGATCGCGGTCCAGTCGTTCAGGCGCATGCCCAGGAAGTGGTGCGCGTCGTCGATGCGCAGCGACTCGATCCAGAAGCGGCCCACGGTGTACGAGGCGACGTAGATCGCGAACACCCGGCCGTATCCGAGCTTGAAGCGCCGGTCGGCCCACAGGCACAGCACCGCGACGCCGACGCACCAGATCGACTCGTACAGGAACGTCGGGTGGAACGGACCGCCGGCGACCAGCTCGGCCTTGCCGTCCGGGCCGACCACCGCGGTCTGGGTCGTGGTGTCCATGACGTGGACGTTCAGACCCCACGGCAGGCTGGTGTGGCTGCCGTACAGCTCGTTGTTGAACCAGTTGCCCCAGCGGCCCAGGGCCTGCGCCAGCACGATGCCCGGCGCCGCGGCGTCGGCGAACGTGCGCAGCGAGGCGCCGCGCCGCCGGCAGCCGATGTAGGCGCCCACGGCGCCCAGGGCGATGGCGCCCCAGATGCCCAGGCCGCCCTGCCAGACGTAGAAGGCCTTGACCGGGTCGCCGTCCTTGCCGAAGTACGGCGCCGAGGTCGTGATGACGTGGTACAGACGCCCGCCCACCAGTCCGAACGGCACCGCCCAGATGGCGATGTCGACGACTTCCTGCGGCTTGCCGCCGCGGGCGCGCCAGCGCTTGTCGCCGAGCCAGACGGCGACGAGGATCCCCGCCAGGATGCACATGGCGTACATCCGGATGGGGATCGGACCCAGGTGGTACTGGGCCTTGCTCGGACTCGGGATGTCCGCCAGGTACGCGGCGGCGGCCTGGTGGGCTGCGGTGAGGCTCATCGGGGGCGGGCGTCCTCGGGCTTCAGGGGCGGGGCGTCAGGACTTCGACGAGGTCGGGGTGGAGCCCGTCGAGGACGACGTGCCCGTGGGCGTGCCGGACGGCGAGCCGGAGGAGGACGGGGCACCGGAGGAGCTCGGCGCCCCCGCGGAGGAGGAGGCACCGGAGGACGACGCGCCCGAGGACGGCGCCGAGGTCGGCGCGGTCGGGAGCGTGGTCGGGGTGCCGGCCTTGCCGCCGTCCTTCTTGAAGGCCGCGTCCAGCTGGCCCTGGAAGTACTGCAGCACCGCGTCGGCGCTGGTCTGGGTGAAGGACAGCTGCTGGCCGTCGATGAAGACGGTCGGCGTGCCCGGCAGGCCCAGCTTGTTGAAGTTGTCGGCGTTGGACTGCACCCAGCCGTTGTGCGTCCCGCCGGTCACGCAGGACTGGAAGCCGGGGCTGGACTTCAGCGCCGGGATCTCGTCGGCGATCTTCAGGACCGCGGACCTGTCCGCCCAGGGGTCGGTCTGCTCGTTCGGCTGGTTGGCGTAGAGCAGGTCGTGCAGCTGCAAGAAGTCGCCCTGGTCCTGCGCGCAGGCCGCGGCGTTGGCGCCGTTGAGCGAACCGGAGCCGTTGTCGTGGCTGTCGATGACGCGCGCCGGGTGGTAGGTGATCTGCAGCTTGCCGGCCTCGACGTACTGCCGGTAGGTCGGCTCCACGGCCGTCTCCACCTCCTGGCAGACCGGGCAGCGGAAGTCCTCGAAGACGTTCATCTTCACCGGCGCGTCGTTCGAGCCGATGTGGATGCCGGTGGCCTTGCTGGACTTGGCCTGCGGGTCGATCACCGCGGCGGCCGGAGCGGCATAGGGCGTGCTGTTGTGCTTGGCCGCCGACACCGCGATGCCGACACCGCCTGCGACCGCGACGACCAGTACGACGACCCCGCCGATGGTCAACTGCTTGCGGCGCCGCTCAGCCCGTTGGCGGGCGATCTTCTCCGCCAACACCCGCTCGCGAGCGTTCTGCTTCCCTACCCGGTTCGCCTGGCTCATCGTCGTTAACAGTCCTGTCCGGTTCCGTCTGGTGGAGGGCGCACCGGCTCGGACCCGGGCGCGCGCACCGCATCTTATGCGGTGACTGCCTGGAAACGCACCGGAGGTGGCCCGGGTTGCGCCAAATCCTTCAGGAACTTTTAGGCCGCCGTCCCCCGCGGTGCCGGAGCGGCACGGGGACGGCGGCCGGATGCGGAACGCAAACCCGCAGGCGGGTCAGCCCTGCTTGGCCACGGCGGCGTCGAGCGCGGCCCTGTAGTCGGCGGTCTGCTGGGTGCCCGGGACGACGGTGGGGTCCTTGAGCGGGAAGGAGGTGCCGTCGATGTAGATGTCGGGGGTGCCGACGCTGCCGCCGAGCTTCTTGCTCAGCCAGGTGTAGTTGTCCTTGATCCACTGCGCGTACTTGCCGTCGCGGGCGCAGGCGTCGAAGGTGGCGCTGCGCAGGTTCGGGACCTGGCTCGCGAGGTTGAGCATGGTGTCCACCGAGCCGTAGGCGTCGTCGGTCTCCGCCGGCTGGTTCTTGAAGATCAGGTCGTGGAAGGCGATGAACTCCGCCTGCCCGACGTCCGCGGCGCAGGCCAGCGTCGCCCCGCCGACCAGCGAGCCCTGCCCGCCGCCGTTGCGGTCGATGAGGTCGACCAGGCGGTAGTGGACCTGGATCTTGCCGGCGTCGGCGTACTCCTTGTTGGTGGCGCCGAAGAAGGACTCAGCCTGCTTGCAGAACGGGCAGCGGACATCCTCGTCCACCTCGACGGTGACCTTGGCGTCGGGCTTGCCGTAGACGATCGCGCCGGGGTCGGCGGCCGACCCCGGGCTCGGGGTCACCCCGGACGGCGCGGCGAAGGGCTGCCCGGCGCCGTAGGCGTCGCGCGCGTTCTTGTTGCTGTTCGAGGTGTTGTGCTGCACCAGCACGCCGATCAGCACGGCCAGGGCGATCACCGCGACCACGACGCCGCCGATCACCAGCTGCTTGCGGCGGCGGTCGGCCGCCGCCTGCCGGCGGCGCGCCTCGGCGGCGCGCTCCCGTCCGCTGCGTTTCGGGCCGCTGCCGCCAGAGGTCGTCATGACCCCATGGTGCAGTGCTCCTATTTACGGAACAATCGGACAGGTCAGATCGGGTCACCCAGCAGCGCGCGCTCCAGCGAGAGCTTGGAGGCCGGCTTCCAGATCAGCCACGCCGCCGGGAGCACGTAGAGCAGGTCGCGCAGCACGTCCAGGGTGTAGCGGGTG
This window harbors:
- a CDS encoding DsbA family protein, with protein sequence MTTSGGSGPKRSGRERAAEARRRQAAADRRRKQLVIGGVVVAVIALAVLIGVLVQHNTSNSNKNARDAYGAGQPFAAPSGVTPSPGSAADPGAIVYGKPDAKVTVEVDEDVRCPFCKQAESFFGATNKEYADAGKIQVHYRLVDLIDRNGGGQGSLVGGATLACAADVGQAEFIAFHDLIFKNQPAETDDAYGSVDTMLNLASQVPNLRSATFDACARDGKYAQWIKDNYTWLSKKLGGSVGTPDIYIDGTSFPLKDPTVVPGTQQTADYRAALDAAVAKQG
- a CDS encoding thioredoxin domain-containing protein; protein product: MSQANRVGKQNARERVLAEKIARQRAERRRKQLTIGGVVVLVVAVAGGVGIAVSAAKHNSTPYAAPAAAVIDPQAKSSKATGIHIGSNDAPVKMNVFEDFRCPVCQEVETAVEPTYRQYVEAGKLQITYHPARVIDSHDNGSGSLNGANAAACAQDQGDFLQLHDLLYANQPNEQTDPWADRSAVLKIADEIPALKSSPGFQSCVTGGTHNGWVQSNADNFNKLGLPGTPTVFIDGQQLSFTQTSADAVLQYFQGQLDAAFKKDGGKAGTPTTLPTAPTSAPSSGASSSGASSSAGAPSSSGAPSSSGSPSGTPTGTSSSTGSTPTSSKS
- a CDS encoding VIT1/CCC1 transporter family protein — translated: MNHPDTSVLPPTTDSAGGGAGSGPDDRAPGAHQGPAIPKDHHRDVNGGWLRPAVFGVTDGLVSNFSLIAGMAGGDAAHKTIVLTGLAGLVAGACSMAAGEYISVASQTEVTQAEIELERLELARRPAAEMRELAEFLTERGLDADLALEAARQIHRDPAQALIVHVQEELGVDPTDLPSPVVAAVSSFGSFAIGAVLPLLPYLLGLNQLWVAMLLAFGGLFACGAIVSRVSSRSWWFSGLRQLLFGAVAAVVTFGLGALIGGHLG
- the gltB gene encoding glutamate synthase large subunit, with the translated sequence MAFPAIPPGRPGSSRPEAQAAAQAAAASTSAAPLFSALPEAQGLYDPRAEKDSCGVAFVATLTGIASHGIVDQALQALVNMEHRGASGAEPSTGDGAGILVQVPDAFLRAVLSESGARFDLPPAGHYAVGVAFLPTDDDAAREAEIRVEAIAAEEHLAVLGWRELPTNPEGLGNGALSVMPRFRQLFVTGTGGQSGIELDRLAFALRKRAERDAQVYFPSLSARTLVYKGMLTTAQLETFFPDLLDERFASAIGLVHSRFSTNTFPAWPLAHPYRFVAHNGEINTVIGNRNWMRARESDLATDLIGGDLDRLFPICTPGASDSASFDEALELLHLGGRSLPHAVLMMIPEAWENHGEMDAARRAFYAYHSSFMEPWDGPADMVFSDGTLIGAVLDRNGLRPSRYWVTDDGLVVLASEFGVLDIDPATVVRKGRLQPGRMFLVDTAAGRIVEDEEIKAALAAAEPYAEWLHAGRIKLDKLPEREHIVHTRASVTRRQQTFGYTEEELRVLLAPMARTGGEPLGSMGSDTPIAVLSEKPRLVFEYFSQLFAQVTNPPLDAIREELVTSLATTIGPETNLLDPTAAACRQVEVAFPVIDNDELAKLIHINADGDLPGLRAVTVSGLYRVAGGGPALRARLEEIREEVSKAIAGGARIIVLSDRHSDAEHAPIPSLLLTSAVHHHLIREKTRTHVGLVIEAGDVREVHHVALLIGYGAAVVNPYLAMESVEEMAGSGHLGLIEPDQAIRNLIKALGKGVLKVMSKMGISTVASYRGAQIFEAVGLAQDVVDEYFTGTTSKLGGVGLETLAEETARRHARAYPKQSGTSRLAHRRLEIGGEYQWRREGEPHLFDPDTVFRLQHSTREKRYDIFKQYTSRVDEQSERLMTLRGLFKFKDGARAPIPIEEVEPISDIVKRFSTGAMSYGSISAEAHQTLAIAMNQLGAKSNTGEGGEDVDRLRDPERRSSIKQVASGRFGVTAEYLAEADDIQIKMAQGAKPGEGGQLPGHKVYPWVAKTRHSTPGVGLISPPPHHDIYSIEDLAQLIHDLKNANRDARVHVKLVAEVGVGTVAAGVSKAHADVVLISGHDGGTGASPLTSLKHAGAPWELGLAETQQTLLLNGLRDRIVVQTDGQLKTGRDVLIAALLGAEEYGFATAPLVVSGCVMMRVCHLDTCPVGVATQNPELRARFNGRPEFVVTFFEYLAEEVREHLAALGFRSLQEAVGHAELLDTSAAVAHWKASGLDLAPLLHVPALPEGTALHRTREQDHGLDKALDHQLIAVAQPAIARREPVRAQFQIRNVNRTVGTMLSHEVVKAHRGEGLAEGTIDLTFVGSAGNSFGAFLAPGITLRLEGDANDYVGKGLSGGRIVVRPHREAATINDAAERNVIAGNVIAYGATSGRIHLRGTVGERFCVRNSGATAVVEGVGDHACEYMTGGTVVVLGEHGRNLAAGMSGGTAYVLDLKVSRVNSEMVNVEALDAEDRALLHTLVQEHQEETGSAVAEALLADWGAHVGRFAKIMPVDYKRVLTARAAAQAAGLSEEQTLDKIMEATRG
- the lgt gene encoding prolipoprotein diacylglyceryl transferase encodes the protein MSLTAAHQAAAAYLADIPSPSKAQYHLGPIPIRMYAMCILAGILVAVWLGDKRWRARGGKPQEVVDIAIWAVPFGLVGGRLYHVITTSAPYFGKDGDPVKAFYVWQGGLGIWGAIALGAVGAYIGCRRRGASLRTFADAAAPGIVLAQALGRWGNWFNNELYGSHTSLPWGLNVHVMDTTTQTAVVGPDGKAELVAGGPFHPTFLYESIWCVGVAVLCLWADRRFKLGYGRVFAIYVASYTVGRFWIESLRIDDAHHFLGMRLNDWTAIIVFLGAVAYFVLSRKKYPGRESSPYLAPAGAELSELPSQESGSTASDDSDAGEGALTEDALVGEQAGEPEKLVTDSEPEPAADAAESEDLDDSDAVAVPAQAADPETASATPAGTASES
- a CDS encoding phosphodiester glycosidase family protein translates to MSAKSEELEALRQGEPAGGGAGTVHGDGAGGGVRDGAESQDRAKADADSLAETVSLPATERLPGDALSETVSLNTADEHEHEHEHDHMRMRPAAAVTEVAQDVAEETARAVAEADGAEPPVSDAVPGRDSATDDSPEAAKGSKGSKGSKRSEGSEASEAPFPARRQRHTPLYGRGFRVLPWKHRARLNPNQRRRRKIVVRSLWGAVLLFFGTLAWSVAGALTQPGTDTVQARLAEWGRDHGLGGAVAQLEQWQYDLNPPSKGGSVDAKQFTDLGPTTAPSSAKPSASGAVPSKGGAPSTTPPADVIAMQPRMPAPPGLTLESGEGEFQVAVANPAGQPVVQVARVRPDAVYTGVTADVAVIDQKHSGFVLHPGHEGGLNSVITTVPNQIDANARPNLIALFNGGFKISESHGGYYDHGVTAASLVNGAASEVIFKDGHMAVGMWGRDYSFQKNADIVSVRQNLKLMVDGGQVVPYIDDSSTWGRADHGSAAVWRSGVGVKADGDIVWVGGNELTAPSLARLLKDAGAVRAMQLDINLRWADFQYFPNHDGNPDTSKLYEDFLQGPNKFFVNSTKDFMAVYLR